The segment GGAAGACCAGCCAGGCGAAGCCCTCATGCTGGTAGCTTCGAAGCTCGGCGTGCAGACCGGCCGGCACCTCCGGCTTCGGCCACTGGCTGCGCTGCCCCAGCTGGCCGATCAGCTTCACGAGATGCTCGTTCAGCTCAACCTCCAGCCGGACGCGGACCGCTTCCTCCTCGGCACGCTGCGCTTCCGCTTCCTCCGGATCGCCGTCTGCACCTTCGTTCAGCAGGTGCAGCTGCAGCACATCCTGGAAGGACAAGCCGCGCGACTTGTCCATCCCGGCCATGGCCCGCTGAATCTGCGCCAGCAGCGCAGGGTCCAGCGGAATCCACTTGCCGCGGAACTGGACGAGGCGCTCCCCGCGCGCTACGAGGTCGGCGAACTCCGCCTCGGACAGGTCGGCGTCGCCGATGGAGATGCGCCAGTCGAAATCGACGAGCGCATCGAGGCCGAACAGCGACTGCCCGCGGCTGCCCTCAGCCGTGCCGGAGCTGATCTTCGCGCGCAGGCGCGGCTTCCTGCGGCTGGCGGCTTCCCACCACGCCGGCAGCAGCACCTGCCAGCCAGCCTCCAGCAGGAGGCGGCTGTCGGCCGTAAGGAACCGCCACGCGACCTCGTCGCTCAGCGGCTCTGCCAGCACATCGGCGCCGCGCCCGATGTGCTCCGGAAGGCTGTCACGCAGCCGTGACAGCCACCCGCCCGCGCGCTCGTGGACATGCGCTGTCCACGCTGCGGGCCAAGTGCCATGCGGCTCGCCGTCCCCGGTGAGCCGCAGCGGCACAAGCGCGGACTCGTCGCTCTTGTGCTGGAGGAGCAGCTGGAGCCGCCAGTGGGGCAGCTCATCGTCAGGCTCAAGCAGCTGCAGCACCGGCCGGAACGGCGCGGTGTCTGCCTTCCAGCCGATGGACATCAGCCAGCTGTCTTCGTCCATACCGGCTGCGCTTCTCCCGCCTGCGCTGAACAGCAGCGGGAATTCACTGCGCAGATCACCGGCCTGCGCCTCGGTGCTGTAGTGCCGCTGGAAGACCGCCGCCGAGAAGGCGGCCTGCAGCCCTTCGGCGAACCCGCTGCGCTCCTGAAGACGATGCAGCGCGGCCGCATCGTCCCAGTTCGCCTCGGCGGCTTCCGCCAGCACTTGCTCCGCCCAGGCCCAGCGGAGCTGGCCTTCACGGTAGGCTGCGAAGCTGGGGGCGTACTGCCGGGCCTCCAGCATTCCGGCCAGCAGCGGGGCCAGCCGGGTTAACAGCTGGGCATCGCCCTGCCAGCTCCAGCCGACATGCCGGAGCAGCCGCAGGTCCGCAAAGAACGGCAGGACCTGCTCGGCAGGCAGCACCACCAGCTCGACCTCATCGGCCTTCGAGGTGCTAAGCTCCGTGCCGTAGAAGGATTCCTCATGCCAGGCGAACAGCATCTGCTTGAGCTGGACACCGGGCATATAATCATCCCGGTCATCCACACCGTAGATCAGCGCATCGCCATACTGGGTGAGGGCGAGCTGGACGGTAATATTGCGCATCTTCATATTCATGGGATCAGTTTTCCTTTCCGCAGCTCCTCCTGCAGGGCGCGCAGGCGGCTATGCCTATCCGTGAAGCCGTCCAGGAACACTTCCCAGCGTGCTTCGCGTTTCAGTTTTTTGTACAGCTTGGCGAGCCGCTTGAGCAGCTTCACGGCCGCTTTGTAGCTGTGCCGGTTCTTCTCCAGCACGAAGCGCTCCACCGCCTGATGGTAGAACGGCAGAAGCAGCTCCGGCGCATTCTTCTCGATCGGCTGCAGGTCGCTCACCCGGAAGTCGGAAGGCCGATGGCCGGAGGAGATCTGCATATCCATCCATTCCTGCCATTTGCCGTAGGCGAGCAGCTGGACTTCATAGATCTCGCGTGACAGCGGCAGCATACCCGACAGCGTATCCCACATCAGCGGCTCTTCTTCGGGCAGGTGACGCACTGCCTCATCCCAGTAGCCTGCATAATCCAGCAGATTGTACATTCGGCTGTTCAGCAGTGGGCCGAGCGCGGCCAGCCACAGGGTCAGGCGTCTCCACTGCCCGGCTTCGGCCAGCGGAGGCAGGAAGCTCATCAGCTCCTCCGGGTGCAGCCCGGGCCGTTCGGACGCTGTGTTCAGCTTCTCAATAGCGGCCGCATCCTCATGCAGCAGCGCATGCATCCGGCTCTCGGCCAGCAGCAGGGCATGGCGGGGAGCAGCGGCGCTTAGCTTGTCTCCGGCCTGTTGCAGCTCCGCCAGCTCCTTGGTGTACAGCTCCGGTCCGCTTAGATTCGGGGTAATCCAGTTGATCCACAGCAGGCTGTAACAAGCAGAGAAATAAGGCTGTTCTCTGGCGCGTTCACGCGTTTCGTTCAGCATCTCAGTCCGCAGATAGGCAATCGTATCGTAGACTCTCGGCCACTCCTCCGGGGCTTCCGCCAGCGGCAGACCCCGATTCATCATGTCTGTGATATGCTTTTGCAGCTCGGAAATCGCAATAGAGGTGTAGTAGCCCACGGAATAACCAAGAGACAAGGGGTTCGCCGTGAGGGAAGTCCCGCCAGGCCGGAGGATACTCTCCAGCACACAGAGATGAGCGTGTAACTTGAACAGTTGGGCAGCAGCGGGAGGCAGCTTGGGCTGGCCTCCGGTGATGGCGGC is part of the Paenibacillus sp. FSL M7-0420 genome and harbors:
- a CDS encoding SWIM zinc finger family protein, whose product is MQSNYIMDAAGWDKLISEVAHSFDDLTLKRGFQYYKQTRVHAFRMMEERRIMSIVEGREDYMVSIDLDHLQESTCDCPVSGMCKHMAAVLMKYAEEQDKPVHSIANAKALVDRPTIHSAAAPAVPGRRGEQLKKLAALIPEATVQQWREYMALLVEPLAHTVRNPQYADRALAAITGGQPKLPPAAAQLFKLHAHLCVLESILRPGGTSLTANPLSLGYSVGYYTSIAISELQKHITDMMNRGLPLAEAPEEWPRVYDTIAYLRTEMLNETRERAREQPYFSACYSLLWINWITPNLSGPELYTKELAELQQAGDKLSAAAPRHALLLAESRMHALLHEDAAAIEKLNTASERPGLHPEELMSFLPPLAEAGQWRRLTLWLAALGPLLNSRMYNLLDYAGYWDEAVRHLPEEEPLMWDTLSGMLPLSREIYEVQLLAYGKWQEWMDMQISSGHRPSDFRVSDLQPIEKNAPELLLPFYHQAVERFVLEKNRHSYKAAVKLLKRLAKLYKKLKREARWEVFLDGFTDRHSRLRALQEELRKGKLIP
- a CDS encoding DEAD/DEAH box helicase, translating into MNMKMRNITVQLALTQYGDALIYGVDDRDDYMPGVQLKQMLFAWHEESFYGTELSTSKADEVELVVLPAEQVLPFFADLRLLRHVGWSWQGDAQLLTRLAPLLAGMLEARQYAPSFAAYREGQLRWAWAEQVLAEAAEANWDDAAALHRLQERSGFAEGLQAAFSAAVFQRHYSTEAQAGDLRSEFPLLFSAGGRSAAGMDEDSWLMSIGWKADTAPFRPVLQLLEPDDELPHWRLQLLLQHKSDESALVPLRLTGDGEPHGTWPAAWTAHVHERAGGWLSRLRDSLPEHIGRGADVLAEPLSDEVAWRFLTADSRLLLEAGWQVLLPAWWEAASRRKPRLRAKISSGTAEGSRGQSLFGLDALVDFDWRISIGDADLSEAEFADLVARGERLVQFRGKWIPLDPALLAQIQRAMAGMDKSRGLSFQDVLQLHLLNEGADGDPEEAEAQRAEEEAVRVRLEVELNEHLVKLIGQLGQRSQWPKPEVPAGLHAELRSYQHEGFAWLVFLRRFGLGACLADDMGLGKTVQLISYLLHLKEQEEEAAASGAPVARRQTEPAGWPSLIICPTSVLGNWQKELQRFAPSLNVMLHYGSRRLDAGYFYGAASQADVVLTSYATAALDQELLKQFTWATVCLDEAQNIKNAGTKQSAAVRSFPALHRIALTGTPIENRLSELWSIYDFITPGYLGSPKGFQDRFANAIEKERNAERTADLQRLVKPFMLRRKKKDPAIQLDLPDKNEMKTYINLTAEQAALYDQNVNSLLERMQKLEGIERKGAILAALTSLKQLCDHPMLLTKEALPEPEDGSALDTTSLIERSAKLERLLAMVRELREENERCLIFTQYVGMGKMLQAVLQQELQEPVLYLNGSTPKSTRDRMIERFQTPAQPAGEATADADAGAQPSDQPNVFILSLKAGGVGLNLTAANHVFHFDRWWNPAVENQATDRAYRMGQTRDVQVHKFISLGTLEEKIDEMLESKQQLSDDVISGSEGWITELSTDALKDLFTLRREWVG